GAGCTGGGCTGCCTCCAGCGGCTTGCGGCATGGGCGAGCGTGGGCCGACGCTGGAGCGGGCTGAGCGGAGCACTGCGGGGAGAGAGAGACGCAGGCCAGCGTGGGGAAAAGGTGGGCCGCGGGCAGCAGTAGGCCTACGGGCCAAAAGAGGAAGGAGAAATAAtttgcccttttctttttctaatttctttccaaagcaattctgaagacaaaattcaaatcaagttcaaatttgagttcaaatcaaaccattccaaaaattTATATGCAGCAGTAGGAATGCACATTCATTGTTGTTAacctatattaaattttaatttgataaactttattattcttcctaaacttaattgctcacaaaaatgcttagtaaatcaatttttccctagtttcaattgttgtaaaatttagggtgttacaattctacccccttaaaatgaatctcgtcctcgagattcagacgatgcttactcaaataactgtgggtatattttccttagatcctcttctctttcccaagtagcctcatcctcagtataccgattccactaaaccttacacatctttataattcGGCTCCTTGTGACTCTTTCTGctgtctccaaaatccttaccggaaactcctcataagtgagatcttccttaaccgtaagttcctctaacggtatctgctcTTCAGGTATacacaaacacttctttagctaagatacatggaacacatcatgtacacctgtcAAACTCTCGGGCAATTTCAACTGATAAGCCACctctccatgtctctctaaaatcttgaaaggtccaatataccttggctaacttccctttcatgttaaaccttctcacacttcacATAGGCggcaccttcaagtacacataatcacccactttgaaaaccaattctcttcttctagtatcggcatagctcttttgtcgagactaggccactctcaagttatccctgatcaaccttacttgctcttctgcgtctctcaAGACATCTGGTCCGAACACCTGAGTTTCCcctgtttggttccaaaacaatggggtcctacactttcgtccatacaaagcttcgaaaggtgtcatattgagacttttctgataactgttgttgtacgagaactctgcataaggcaaactcttgtcccaacttgtaccatactgcaacgcacaagctctcaacatatcatctaatatctgattaattctctcagtctgcccatctgtctaaggatgatatgctgtactaaagttcaacttggttcccaacgaactatgtacttgctgccaaaaatgagatgtaaattgggtaccttgatcagacacaattttcttgggatctccatgtagacaaactattctctccatatataactgagctaaccttggtccattataagtagtcttgaccggtataaagtgagcaactttagttaaccgatccactattacccagattgaatcataagCTCTCTGAGTAtgtggtaacccaactataaaatccataccaacttcttcccacttccactcaggtatcttcattggttgtagcaaccctgcaggtctttgatgtttagctttaactctctgacatgtatcacataaagtcacatattcagcaacatctcttttgagtccgtaccaccaatacttctcttttaagtccaaatacatcttagtacttccaggatgaatagaataagcagactcatgtgcctcatgaagaattgcctcacgtatagccttatcctcaggcacacatagtctcttcccaaaccaaagagttccattgtcTTCCATACGGAAACCTGGTGCCTTGCCGATCACTATGTTTTccactatctctttcaacttcacaTCCTGTAACTATcctttacgtatttcttgctccaatttaggctccaacaccaactccactgcattagtgacaaagcctaaatttagtcgctcaaactcagcacacaactcacttgacatcgatgtcacttgcacctcattggcataacttttTCGGCTAAGAGCATCGACAACAACGTTCgtctttctaggatgatagtgtacctccaaattataatatttgatcaactctaaccatcgacgctgtctcatattcagatctgtctgggtaaaaatgtactttagacttttgtgatcagtatagatgtcactcttgtgTCCAATGAGAtaatgcctccatatcttcaaagcatgaaccacagctgttaactctaagtcatgagtaggataatttaactcatgctttctcaactgccgggatgcataagccactattctgccttcttgcataagaacacatccaagtccttgacgagatgcatcataatagatcGAAAAGCTCTTGTTCAGATCTAGCAAAACCAACACTGGGGCTGtggtcaacctcttcttcaactcttcgaagttagcctggcacttctcggaccacacaaacttagcatttttctccaacaaagctgtcattggcttggcaagcttagagaaaccttcaatgaaccttctgtagtatccagctaatcccaagaaactatgaatctgtcccacatctgttggtggcttccaattcaatacatatttcaccttgcttggatccactgtgattccaccattagagacaacatggcctaggaaagaaacttccttcaaccagaattcacacttgcttcgcttggcatacaacttgtgttctctgagcttctacaagaccaacctcagatgttcagcatgctcttcttctgttttggagaatattaatatatcatcaatgaacaccaccacaaacttatccaaaaactccatgaacaccttgttcatcatgtacataaagtaggcaggtgcattggtcaaaccaaaagacataacagtgtactcatacaaaccataccttgtagtaaaagttgtcttgggtatgtccgttgcacgaatcctcaattgatggtagccagaacgaagatcaatcttagagaaaacacaagcacctctcaactgatcaaacaagtcatcaattcttggcaacggatacttgttcttaatagtaacctcattaagcgatcgataatcgacacacatcctctgagtaccatccttcttgtcaacaaatataactggtgctccccaaggtgacgaactaggacgaataaaacatttctcctgtaactccgtaatttgtttcttaagttcttctaattctttaacccctattctatatggacgcttagctataggtgcaattccaggtaataattcaataataaactcaatatcacggtcaggtggcatacctggcaaatcatcggggaacacatctggaaattcatccaccactgggtcctcctggttgccgctatcatcaagctagttcactgtggctgtcggcTATGCTTGTATTACAACATTAACACTAATTCTTTCACCATtgggtgcggtcacaacaactaccttctctttacactggatcactgcttgttgttgcttcatccagtccatacccagaatcacatctataccagatgctctcaacacaatagggctcactttaaactctaccccccttaaggatagactagtcagaagacaatgatatgaagcttgcatacttccacccggtgagtttactaatatgggattttgcatggcacataatggtacgCTATagttctaacaaaagcttgtgatatgaatgaatgcgaagctccagaatcaaaaagaacagtagcgggggttgagttgacattgaacgtaccgagcatgacttctagcTCCACAAGTGCCGTCTCGGTGGACACATGATTCACCCTCcctgtgttgggtgctggcttctgtgGCGTTCCCTTCTGATTACTCTGCTGACCCTGGGGTGTCTGCTAATTTTGCTTCTTGGGGCAATgattagcataatgcccaacttctccacaatgaTAGCATACGTTGGGGGTACTAGGTGCACTCGTCTTCATAGGGGTGTTGTTGGGGGTTCCCTATCGTGGTGTCTGCGGACCACTCTGCTGCTGAGGGCGTTGATTGCTAACTTGTTGCTGGTTCGGgttgcgctgaggatactgaTCATGATTCCACTGACTGGGTGGTCCCTAAAACCTCTGCTAGAAGCCTTGTTGAGGATTGGCACGCGGACGAGTATTGCTCCTAGAGGCCTGgtcctgaagcctcctcttcttggcctccatttctttgcgcttgttgtcaataacaatggcgcgaTTCACCGGTGTCTGAAAATTGGGAtaggtattggacataagctagagctgcagaccatcatacaaaccTTTGAGAAAGCAGCGTTGCTtgtcagcatcatcagccacttcatttggagcataacgtgacaactgagcaaacttgtcgtgGTACTCAGCGATGGACATGCATCCCTGCTTCAAAGctctgaattcctcttgcttgagctctatcagtccctctggtatgtggtaagatctgaaattctctttgaactcctgccaggtgacaggaggagcattggtgggacgtccatactcgaatgactcccaccagtcctgaGCTTCTCCCTGAAGCTGTCCTGAAGCGTACAAGACTTTCTGCTGATTATCACATTGAGCTATGTTAAGTTGCCTCTCCACTacatgaagccaatcatctgcttctagtggatcagtggcatgagagaacaccgggggatggcccttcaagaattcaccacgcttatcacgtggtgctccaccaccctgttggttctgctgattctgcaccaacgttTGCATGAGCTACGTCTGTACTGCCAAGAGTTGTTCAacagtcggtggtggtggtgctggatgtgggggaacacctccacgatcTCGGCCTCTTTCTCTTCCAGACATCTGTCATCAAACATTCAAAATTCAGAAGTCtccaagttagaatacattctgaaaattttctggacgagtctcaacatcagcagctctgtaaaacagtcatatctcaagTTCCAGAAATCCAAATAGGGTGTAATTTATATGGTTCGAAAGCTtacgaaattttctacaacttttattcagaccactttcccagattctgtcgttagattactcaaaaataggatacaaccgaaactgttcccAGATTCCAGACTGTGCAGAAACTTTAACTTCaaacagagatatctcacgaaccagatcagatatgggggtgattccATAGGCATTAGAAAGATGCTTAAGTATAGttgttcccataaaaatttcataatttttggttgtgtagattttaattggcattaagataaaggcagactgctccgaaaaacagattcc
The sequence above is drawn from the Miscanthus floridulus cultivar M001 chromosome 15, ASM1932011v1, whole genome shotgun sequence genome and encodes:
- the LOC136507226 gene encoding uncharacterized protein, coding for MNLLQTYYSDWDAAVEYACEEHTHPLEDTYWKIRVCITIKDEQKDACLEEKEAEIVENQQNQQGGGAPRDKRGEFLKGHPPVFSHATDPLEADDWLHVVERQLNIAQCDNQQKVLYASGQLQGEAQDWWESFEYGRPTNAPPVTWQEFKENFRSYHIPEGLIELKQEEFRALKQGCMSIAEYHDKFAQLSRYAPNEVADDADKQRCFLKGLYDGLQL